From the genome of Streptomyces sp. NBC_00659, one region includes:
- a CDS encoding saccharopine dehydrogenase NADP-binding domain-containing protein: protein MNQHSYLVGLIAPGAEFSVSSELHRREAARHELRYLCRHLGGQRDFGTLLNDCRAFGFSGLSVATSTDHPVSAAMDGLSWSAARTGTVTTVIYETDGRATGHDTGMEAFTTAFEQNMPDAGLSRVVQVGATGAGVSAAHALAEHGVEHLILVDTDPARASALAEAVNRHAENRPAKARPVETLDHHLKQADGLVNALPRTDSSDQLTQALTESLRSDLWICDLDYRPAAASLAQAARTLGCPVLQGGSLLVHAAARNFRLVTGRHAHTSHMLGDFADLTAEPAAHS, encoded by the coding sequence ATGAACCAGCACTCGTACCTGGTCGGGTTGATTGCGCCGGGCGCCGAGTTCTCGGTCAGCTCCGAACTCCACCGCCGCGAAGCGGCGCGCCACGAACTGCGCTACCTGTGCCGGCACCTGGGCGGCCAACGCGATTTCGGCACCCTGCTGAACGATTGCAGAGCCTTCGGGTTCTCGGGGCTCAGCGTGGCCACATCCACCGATCACCCGGTGTCTGCGGCCATGGACGGACTGTCCTGGTCCGCCGCCAGAACAGGCACGGTCACCACCGTCATCTACGAGACGGACGGACGGGCCACCGGCCACGACACCGGCATGGAAGCCTTCACCACCGCCTTCGAACAGAACATGCCGGACGCCGGCCTTTCCCGGGTCGTACAGGTCGGCGCAACGGGTGCTGGTGTGTCCGCCGCCCACGCGCTCGCCGAACACGGCGTGGAACACCTGATCCTGGTCGACACCGACCCGGCTCGAGCCTCAGCCCTGGCCGAAGCCGTGAACCGGCACGCAGAGAACCGACCCGCCAAGGCCCGTCCGGTCGAGACCCTCGACCATCACCTGAAGCAGGCTGACGGACTCGTCAACGCCCTCCCCCGCACGGACAGCTCCGACCAGCTGACCCAGGCGCTCACCGAGTCGCTGCGCAGCGACCTGTGGATCTGCGACCTCGACTACCGCCCTGCCGCAGCATCGCTCGCGCAGGCGGCACGAACTCTGGGGTGCCCGGTACTGCAGGGCGGGAGCCTGCTCGTCCACGCGGCAGCGCGAAACTTCCGACTCGTCACGGGTCGACACGCGCACACCTCACACATGCTCGGGGACTTCGCCGACCTGACGGCCGAACCGGCCGCTCACAGCTGA
- a CDS encoding ATP-dependent DNA ligase: MDGTAQLPDATLLDGELIVWEAGRLAFERLQRGAGAARAADEWSARFGAFDLLRLSGTDMTGWPYRRRRHALESVFTPPADGAVGAQRRSSAHRRTAPHRVDIARQTSPSALALVLRTRRPIRR, encoded by the coding sequence GTGGACGGTACCGCGCAGCTGCCCGATGCGACCTTGCTCGACGGCGAACTGATCGTATGGGAGGCGGGACGGCTCGCCTTCGAGAGGCTGCAGCGTGGTGCCGGGGCGGCCCGGGCCGCGGACGAATGGTCGGCACGCTTCGGCGCATTCGACCTCCTGCGTCTGTCCGGCACCGACATGACAGGGTGGCCCTATCGACGTCGCAGGCATGCACTGGAGTCCGTCTTCACGCCCCCGGCTGACGGCGCCGTGGGCGCACAACGTCGGTCGTCAGCTCATCGGCGTACTGCTCCCCACCGGGTCGACATCGCTCGTCAAACCTCCCCCTCTGCTTTGGCCTTGGTGCTCAGAACCCGTCGCCCCATCCGAAGGTGA
- a CDS encoding class I SAM-dependent methyltransferase, with protein MSRTLFGTDLPVGLRVWDGSSAGPQDGPALLLRSPRAVRHLLRSPGEMGLSRAYVTGGIDVEGDFRQALHTCLDYVRTVRRNGVRTLGALPSLLPLGVQLGALGLPPKPPAEEAGLTGRTHTPGRDRAAIAHHYDLGNEFYRTVLDETMAYSCGLWTSEAPEYRPADAQRDKLDLICRKLGLHPGSSLLDVGCGWGSLVIHAAERGDFGPGRHPSARLRHLWGGCGRGRSLGR; from the coding sequence ATGTCCCGCACCCTGTTCGGCACCGACCTGCCGGTGGGTCTGCGCGTATGGGACGGCAGCAGCGCGGGCCCGCAGGACGGTCCCGCGCTACTGCTGCGCAGTCCCAGGGCCGTCCGGCATCTGCTGCGCAGCCCCGGTGAGATGGGGCTGTCCCGCGCGTATGTCACCGGTGGGATCGATGTCGAGGGCGACTTCCGACAGGCCCTGCACACGTGCCTCGACTACGTCCGGACGGTCCGGCGGAATGGGGTCCGCACGCTCGGCGCGCTGCCGTCGCTGCTGCCGCTCGGCGTGCAGCTGGGCGCCCTCGGCCTCCCCCCGAAGCCACCGGCCGAGGAGGCCGGACTCACCGGACGCACCCACACCCCTGGACGCGACCGGGCTGCGATCGCCCACCACTACGACCTGGGCAACGAGTTCTACCGAACCGTCCTCGACGAGACCATGGCCTATTCCTGTGGCCTGTGGACCTCCGAGGCCCCCGAGTACCGTCCCGCCGACGCCCAGCGCGACAAGCTCGACCTCATCTGCCGCAAGCTCGGCCTGCATCCGGGCTCCAGTCTGCTGGACGTCGGCTGCGGCTGGGGTTCGCTGGTCATCCACGCCGCCGAACGAGGGGACTTCGGACCAGGTCGCCACCCATCCGCGCGCCTTCGCCATCTGTGGGGTGGTTGCGGACGGGGCCGAAGCCTGGGGCGGTGA